The following coding sequences lie in one Arachis hypogaea cultivar Tifrunner chromosome 9, arahy.Tifrunner.gnm2.J5K5, whole genome shotgun sequence genomic window:
- the LOC112710203 gene encoding large ribosomal subunit protein eL43 — MTKRTKKAGIVGKYGTRYGASLRKQIKKMEVSQHSKFFCEFCGKYAVKRKAVGIWGCKDCGKVKAGGAYTLNTASAVTVRSTIRRLREQTES; from the exons Atg ACGAAGAGAACCAAGAAGGCCGGTATCGTTGGGAAATACG GCACTCGATATGGTGCTAGTTTAAGGAAGCAGATTAAGAAGATGGAAGTCAGCCAGCACAGCAAATTTTTCTGTGAGTTTTGCGGAAAG TATGCTGTTAAGAGAAAGGCTGTTGGTATTTGGGGATGCAAAGACTGCGGAAAGGTGAAGGCTGGAGGTGCCTATACTTTGAA TACTGCGAGTGCCGTGACTGTTAGGAGCACAATTCGGAGGCTGAGGGAGCAGACTGAGAGTTAA